Proteins from a genomic interval of Arthrobacter sp. CAN_C5:
- a CDS encoding AbgT family transporter, which translates to MSTTASAPSGLTDKFLNGVERVGNKLPDPFMLFLILFGITAVVSTAMAWSSVTVQLPGSDEITEIKGLFTAEGLTWLTTNLGANYLGFPPLATVLPILLAVGVAEKSGLLGAMIRKAFGSAPRWALPYAVGVVGVTGSIMSDAAFVVIPPLAALVFKAAGRHPVAGLLGGFAAAGAGYSTNILVTSLDALFAGITTAVTETLPNAGSPVTPVSNYFFNVVASIVLMAIAGFVIDKILEPRLERQGIPREETVDEDAPAAPTSAELSADLTPRESKGLRWALIGGVTLAVVLVLAFVLPGSPWRNEEGGYLPTSPLLSSIVFVVFSMFVVPGLVYGKIVGTITTGRDIPRVMGEAIKDMAGFLVLAFILGQFIALFNWSGIGQWIAVAGAGGLEAIGLTGYPAILAFILLASLLNLFIISGSAMWTLMAAVFVPLFVLLGYEPAFIQAAFRVGDSATQVITPLNPYMIVLLTMLRKYEPDAGLGTLMARMLPFVVPFWLAWVAILSVFFFLDLPLGPGNGIFLPE; encoded by the coding sequence ATGTCCACCACCGCAAGCGCACCGAGCGGATTAACCGACAAGTTCCTCAACGGGGTGGAACGGGTCGGCAACAAACTTCCCGACCCGTTCATGCTCTTCCTTATCCTGTTCGGCATCACCGCCGTGGTGTCGACGGCGATGGCCTGGTCCAGCGTCACCGTGCAGCTGCCCGGCAGCGACGAGATCACCGAGATCAAGGGACTGTTCACCGCAGAGGGGCTCACTTGGCTGACTACCAACCTGGGAGCGAATTATCTGGGGTTCCCGCCACTGGCCACCGTGCTGCCGATCCTTCTGGCGGTCGGTGTCGCCGAGAAGTCCGGTCTGCTGGGTGCGATGATCCGCAAGGCCTTCGGCAGCGCGCCCCGCTGGGCGCTGCCTTACGCCGTCGGTGTTGTGGGCGTCACCGGTTCCATCATGTCCGATGCAGCGTTTGTGGTGATCCCGCCGCTGGCCGCACTGGTGTTCAAGGCCGCTGGCCGCCACCCGGTAGCCGGGCTGCTCGGCGGTTTCGCCGCCGCTGGAGCCGGCTATTCGACCAACATCCTGGTCACCAGCCTCGATGCTCTCTTCGCAGGGATCACGACGGCGGTCACCGAGACCCTGCCCAATGCGGGGTCCCCGGTGACCCCGGTGTCGAACTATTTCTTCAATGTGGTGGCATCGATTGTCCTGATGGCGATTGCCGGTTTCGTGATTGACAAGATCCTTGAACCGCGCCTGGAACGGCAGGGCATCCCCCGCGAAGAGACCGTCGATGAGGACGCCCCCGCTGCGCCCACCAGCGCCGAGCTGAGCGCCGACCTGACTCCCCGGGAAAGCAAGGGTCTGCGGTGGGCATTGATCGGAGGGGTCACCCTCGCCGTCGTCCTGGTGTTGGCGTTCGTGCTGCCGGGTTCGCCCTGGCGGAACGAGGAGGGCGGGTACCTGCCCACGTCGCCGTTGCTCAGCTCGATCGTGTTCGTGGTCTTCAGCATGTTCGTGGTGCCGGGGCTGGTGTACGGGAAAATTGTTGGCACCATTACCACCGGACGGGATATCCCGCGGGTGATGGGCGAGGCCATCAAGGACATGGCCGGGTTCCTGGTCCTGGCGTTCATTCTGGGCCAGTTCATTGCCCTGTTCAACTGGTCGGGCATCGGCCAGTGGATCGCAGTAGCTGGCGCGGGCGGGCTTGAAGCGATCGGGTTGACCGGGTATCCGGCGATCCTCGCGTTCATCCTGTTGGCCTCGCTGCTGAACCTGTTCATCATTTCCGGATCGGCGATGTGGACGCTGATGGCCGCCGTCTTCGTGCCCCTGTTTGTGCTGCTCGGCTACGAGCCAGCCTTCATCCAGGCTGCGTTCCGGGTCGGTGACTCGGCCACCCAGGTGATCACCCCGCTGAACCCCTACATGATCGTGCTCCTGACGATGCTCAGGAAGTACGAGCCCGACGCCGGCCTCGGCACCCTGATGGCGAGGATGCTGCCCTTCGTGGTGCCCTTCTGGCTCGCCTGGGTGGCCATCCTGAGCGTGTTTTTCTTCCTTGACCTGCCGCTCGGACCGGGTAACGGCATCTTTCTGCCCGAGTAA
- a CDS encoding TerC family protein: MDVSPIVWALTIAGIVGLLLFDFFFHVRKAHTPTLKEAAVWSSIYVGLAILFGLGVLVFGGPTMGTEYFAGYVTEKALSVDNLFVFLIIMASFKVPRADQQKVLLFGIVFALIARSGFIFLGAALINQFAWIFYIFGLVLLLTAGNLLKPTSEDDHGDMIVVRLAKRFLPATDHYDGDKLFTIENGKRVLTPMLLVMIAIGGTDILFALDSIPAIFGLTQNVFIVFTATAFSLMGLRQLYFLIDGLLDRLIYLSYGLAIILGFIGVKLILHALHENNLPFINDGEPVPVVEIATGLSLTVILGVLIVTVVASVISPKGKAKTAVSGARRHAVEYMDLDYETDFDEREKIYNRMVDEENMLRKLPEKYKRLIRNETDFMDLIRRAHEAHGAAIDREPNHESGVTGPTRL; the protein is encoded by the coding sequence ATGGACGTATCCCCAATTGTTTGGGCTCTGACGATCGCCGGAATTGTGGGGTTGCTGCTTTTCGACTTCTTCTTCCACGTCCGGAAGGCGCACACTCCCACCCTGAAAGAGGCGGCGGTGTGGTCCTCAATCTATGTGGGCCTCGCGATCCTCTTCGGCCTGGGCGTCCTGGTCTTCGGTGGACCCACCATGGGCACCGAGTACTTCGCCGGGTATGTCACCGAGAAGGCTCTCTCGGTGGACAACCTGTTTGTCTTCCTCATCATCATGGCCAGCTTCAAGGTGCCACGCGCCGACCAACAGAAGGTGCTCCTCTTTGGCATCGTGTTCGCACTGATTGCCCGCAGCGGGTTCATCTTCCTGGGCGCCGCACTGATCAACCAGTTCGCCTGGATTTTCTACATCTTCGGTCTGGTCCTGCTGCTGACCGCCGGTAACCTGCTCAAGCCGACATCCGAGGACGACCACGGTGACATGATCGTGGTGCGCCTGGCCAAGCGCTTCCTGCCAGCCACCGATCACTACGACGGCGACAAGCTGTTCACCATCGAGAACGGCAAACGCGTCCTCACCCCGATGCTGTTGGTCATGATCGCCATCGGCGGCACCGACATCCTGTTCGCACTGGACTCCATCCCGGCTATTTTCGGCCTGACCCAGAACGTGTTCATCGTCTTCACGGCCACCGCGTTCTCCCTGATGGGGCTGCGCCAGCTGTACTTCCTGATTGACGGTCTGCTGGACCGCCTCATCTACCTGTCCTACGGCCTCGCGATCATCCTGGGCTTCATCGGCGTGAAGCTGATCCTCCACGCACTGCACGAGAACAACCTGCCGTTCATCAACGACGGCGAGCCGGTTCCGGTGGTGGAAATCGCCACCGGGTTGTCCCTCACGGTCATCCTCGGAGTGTTGATCGTTACGGTCGTCGCATCGGTCATCAGCCCCAAGGGCAAGGCAAAGACTGCTGTCAGTGGCGCGAGGCGCCACGCCGTCGAGTACATGGATCTGGACTACGAGACAGATTTTGACGAGCGCGAAAAGATCTACAACCGCATGGTGGATGAAGAGAATATGCTCCGCAAGCTCCCCGAGAAGTACAAGCGGTTGATCCGGAACGAGACCGATTTCATGGACCTGATCAGGCGCGCCCACGAAGCCCATGGTGCGGCTATCGATCGGGAGCCGAACCACGAGTCAGGTGTGACCGGTCCAACCAGGCTCTAA
- a CDS encoding M20 family metallopeptidase: MTEPALPDPAYLNQIDADTQRRLLTAVPPTSEFDGAPEDLRAAVDGNIAALHDDLQRIVHTLHAHPETAFQEHDSARLIADILTEHGIDAELGVHGVDTAVRAEIRGTGDGPTIAVLSEYDALPGIGHACGHNVIAATGVGAFLALAGVRDRLNGTVVFLGTPAEEGHSGKEMLARNGAFDGVDAAIMVHPYGYDLADQVWLGRRLLTITFTGIAAHASAQPFMGRNALDAASLTYQGIGLLRQQLPPSDRVHSNITEGGRSPNIIPEKAVMKLYARSKYPETLKDLSKRLEDIARGAALMTGTTVELDWDQHPPSLPIRTNDALTGRWVESQQRRGRSPLPAGVVSDTLAASTDFGNVSYRIPGIHPLIKIADQSTALHTTDFAAAAASEAAVQGAYDGAAGLALTALDYLMDPLLQQQVRQEFDDQGGAIDVPSYFD; encoded by the coding sequence ATGACCGAACCAGCCTTGCCGGACCCGGCATACCTTAATCAGATCGACGCCGATACCCAGCGCCGCCTCCTCACAGCCGTTCCCCCGACGTCGGAATTCGACGGCGCGCCGGAAGACCTCCGCGCCGCCGTCGACGGCAATATCGCGGCTCTCCACGACGACCTGCAACGGATCGTGCACACCCTGCATGCCCACCCGGAGACCGCGTTCCAGGAGCATGACAGCGCCCGCCTGATCGCCGATATTCTCACCGAACACGGGATCGACGCCGAACTCGGCGTCCACGGCGTCGACACCGCCGTCCGGGCCGAGATCCGGGGGACAGGCGACGGGCCCACCATTGCCGTCCTCAGCGAGTACGACGCCCTCCCGGGTATCGGGCACGCCTGCGGCCACAACGTTATTGCTGCCACCGGTGTGGGCGCCTTCCTGGCACTCGCCGGGGTCCGGGACCGGCTCAACGGCACCGTCGTCTTCCTCGGCACCCCCGCCGAGGAGGGTCACTCCGGCAAGGAAATGCTGGCCCGCAACGGTGCGTTCGACGGCGTCGACGCCGCCATCATGGTCCACCCGTACGGCTACGACCTGGCAGACCAGGTCTGGCTGGGACGCCGACTGCTCACCATCACGTTCACCGGTATTGCCGCGCACGCCTCAGCCCAGCCGTTCATGGGACGCAACGCGCTCGACGCCGCCAGCCTCACTTACCAGGGCATCGGACTGCTCCGCCAGCAGCTGCCACCATCGGACCGCGTCCACAGCAACATCACCGAGGGCGGGCGCAGCCCCAACATCATTCCGGAGAAGGCAGTGATGAAGCTCTACGCCCGCTCCAAGTACCCTGAAACGCTGAAGGATCTCAGCAAACGGCTGGAGGACATCGCCCGCGGTGCAGCGCTGATGACCGGCACCACCGTGGAGCTGGACTGGGACCAGCACCCGCCGTCGCTCCCAATCCGCACCAACGACGCTCTCACCGGCCGCTGGGTCGAATCACAGCAGCGGCGTGGACGGAGCCCGCTGCCCGCCGGCGTGGTCTCTGACACGCTCGCCGCCTCCACTGACTTCGGGAACGTCAGTTACCGCATCCCGGGCATCCACCCGCTGATCAAGATTGCCGACCAGAGCACCGCGCTGCACACCACCGACTTCGCAGCCGCGGCCGCGTCCGAGGCAGCGGTGCAGGGTGCGTACGACGGCGCCGCCGGGCTCGCGCTGACCGCCCTGGATTACCTGATGGATCCGCTGCTTCAGCAGCAGGTCCGCCAGGAGTTCGACGATCAGGGTGGGGCCATCGACGTGCCCTCCTACTTCGACTGA
- a CDS encoding RimK family alpha-L-glutamate ligase: MTKIFALHENPEWFPPFAKAFEAEGVEVEEWLLTDGVLDLDQAPPEGIFWSRISASSHTRDHHLSKDYARAVLSWLEAHGRRTVNGRRILELEMSKIDQLTALKAAGIDTPRTVAAIGKDRILDAAAGFPTPFITKHNQGGKGLGVRKFESHEELAEYVGSSEFEEPQDGITLIQEFIQAAEPIITRVEIVGGEFIYAIQADTARGGFQLCPADACAIDPVTGKPIMPPGATIEPAEGQQLFSLREGFDHPIIGKYLEFARRNNIEVCGIEFIETADGRVLTYDVNTNTNYNAVVEAQAPRSAPGALVEYLSGLTAPAPEPALR; encoded by the coding sequence GTGACCAAGATTTTTGCCCTGCACGAGAACCCTGAGTGGTTCCCACCCTTCGCCAAGGCTTTCGAAGCCGAGGGCGTCGAAGTGGAAGAGTGGCTGTTGACCGACGGCGTGCTCGATCTCGACCAGGCGCCACCCGAGGGCATCTTCTGGTCCCGGATCAGCGCCTCCTCGCACACCCGCGACCACCACCTCTCCAAGGACTACGCCCGCGCTGTCCTGTCCTGGCTGGAGGCGCACGGACGCCGGACCGTCAACGGGCGCCGCATCCTTGAGCTCGAGATGAGCAAGATCGACCAGTTGACGGCGCTCAAGGCTGCGGGCATCGACACGCCGCGCACCGTCGCAGCCATCGGCAAGGATCGGATCCTCGACGCCGCGGCCGGTTTTCCCACCCCCTTCATCACCAAGCACAACCAGGGTGGCAAGGGCCTGGGCGTCCGCAAGTTCGAGAGCCATGAGGAGCTTGCCGAGTACGTCGGTTCGTCCGAGTTCGAGGAACCCCAGGACGGCATCACCCTGATCCAGGAGTTCATCCAGGCAGCCGAGCCCATCATCACCCGGGTGGAAATCGTCGGCGGCGAGTTCATCTACGCCATCCAGGCAGACACGGCGCGCGGCGGCTTCCAGCTGTGCCCAGCCGACGCCTGCGCGATTGACCCGGTCACCGGCAAACCCATCATGCCGCCCGGGGCCACGATCGAACCCGCGGAAGGCCAGCAGCTGTTCAGCCTCCGCGAGGGCTTCGATCACCCGATCATCGGGAAGTACCTTGAGTTCGCACGCCGGAACAACATCGAGGTCTGCGGGATCGAATTCATCGAGACCGCCGACGGCCGGGTCCTCACCTACGACGTGAACACCAACACCAACTACAACGCAGTGGTCGAAGCCCAGGCGCCCCGCTCGGCGCCCGGCGCGCTCGTTGAGTACCTGTCCGGCCTTACCGCCCCTGCGCCCGAACCCGCACTTCGCTAG
- a CDS encoding MFS transporter, which translates to MTADNQPPHSGFDAPESDTPEGEKTIRRAIGASAVGNATEWYDYGVYAVVLTYITANFFPGGAEWALATFAISFLARPFGGFIWGPLGDRLGRKAVLSLTIILMAGATFSIGLLPTFDQIGYWAPVLLVALRILQGFSTGGEYGGAATFMAEYSPDRKRGFLGSFLEFGTIFGFALGTAVTLFLQILLGAEAMTDWGWRIPFLIAGPMGLIGWYLRSKLEDTPVFRELENESGTEDRGPTTLKHLASKYWRPVLTMAGLVIALNVANYTLLSYMPTYLQNQIGLSDDGSLTLILIGQIVMMLLIPFAGALSDRVGRKPLWWVSLVGLFVAALPMYMLIGTGFTGALIGFAVLGILYVLQLATISATFPAMFPAHVRFAGFAVTYNLATALFGGTAPLANEALIESTGNLLVPAFYMMGACLIGMIAMPFVRETAGESIRGTEMPGDPTAAELATTRS; encoded by the coding sequence GTGACTGCCGACAATCAACCACCCCACAGCGGGTTCGATGCTCCGGAGAGTGATACGCCGGAGGGCGAGAAAACCATCCGCCGGGCCATTGGCGCCTCGGCAGTAGGCAACGCGACCGAGTGGTACGACTACGGCGTGTATGCGGTGGTCCTCACCTACATCACCGCGAACTTCTTCCCGGGCGGGGCGGAATGGGCGCTCGCCACCTTCGCCATCTCGTTCCTGGCCCGGCCCTTCGGCGGGTTCATCTGGGGTCCGCTCGGAGACCGGCTGGGCCGCAAAGCGGTGCTGTCGCTGACCATCATCCTGATGGCTGGCGCCACCTTCTCTATCGGGCTGCTGCCCACGTTTGACCAGATTGGCTACTGGGCCCCCGTCCTGCTGGTGGCGCTGCGCATCCTGCAGGGCTTTTCCACCGGTGGAGAGTATGGCGGAGCTGCGACCTTCATGGCCGAGTACTCTCCCGACAGGAAACGCGGCTTCCTCGGCAGCTTCCTCGAATTCGGCACCATCTTCGGTTTTGCGCTCGGCACCGCCGTCACCCTGTTCCTGCAGATCCTCCTCGGCGCTGAGGCGATGACCGACTGGGGCTGGCGGATCCCCTTCCTGATCGCCGGACCCATGGGCCTGATCGGCTGGTACCTGCGGTCCAAGCTGGAAGACACCCCGGTCTTCCGTGAATTGGAAAACGAGTCCGGCACCGAAGACCGCGGACCCACCACGCTCAAGCACCTGGCCAGCAAGTACTGGCGTCCGGTCCTCACGATGGCTGGCCTGGTCATCGCCCTCAATGTCGCCAACTACACTCTCCTCAGCTACATGCCCACCTATCTGCAGAACCAGATTGGCCTGTCCGACGACGGTTCCCTCACCCTGATCCTGATCGGCCAGATAGTGATGATGCTGCTGATCCCCTTCGCCGGGGCGCTCTCGGACCGGGTGGGGCGCAAGCCGCTCTGGTGGGTCTCCCTCGTAGGGCTGTTCGTTGCCGCACTGCCGATGTACATGCTGATCGGCACCGGGTTCACCGGGGCGCTGATTGGGTTCGCCGTGCTGGGGATTCTCTATGTCCTGCAGTTGGCCACCATCTCGGCGACCTTCCCCGCGATGTTCCCGGCCCATGTGCGGTTCGCGGGGTTCGCTGTCACCTACAACCTCGCGACCGCCCTGTTCGGCGGCACCGCGCCACTGGCCAACGAGGCGCTGATCGAATCCACGGGTAACCTGCTGGTCCCCGCGTTCTACATGATGGGCGCCTGTCTGATCGGCATGATTGCGATGCCGTTTGTCCGCGAGACCGCCGGGGAATCCATCAGAGGCACTGAGATGCCGGGCGACCCGACGGCCGCCGAGCTGGCTACCACCCGCAGCTAG